In the Flavobacterium pallidum genome, one interval contains:
- a CDS encoding SRPBCC family protein, whose product MRILKYIFLLILLAVIAITVYVATQKSEFEITRSVVVKVPRSIVYNYVNDYRNWEDWGSWKEGDASMKFNYAENTVGAGASYSWDGSSDGKMTTIFAKQNDSIAQKAKVSDHQYNSYFIFKDTAGGTKVTWKAKGSVDFMTKVNATFSGGADKLMGDMFEQSLYNLNKTITKEINTFDVKINGIVKQPGGFYVRKRIVCLKSEMLGQLHLQLPKIIQFFKKTNMQMNGKPFVIFDNADSDTVRFSICGPLKEEIFVSKESDISVQFLDSFSALKTTLTGDYSHRNDARSKGLKHFNENKMERGSSREIEIYEISALDNRHPSKWKTAFLIPVKTAPAIAPVYVTPPTIPVE is encoded by the coding sequence ATGAGAATCCTTAAATATATTTTTCTGCTGATCCTGCTCGCCGTTATCGCCATTACAGTGTATGTGGCTACGCAGAAAAGCGAATTCGAGATCACACGCTCTGTTGTGGTCAAAGTCCCGAGAAGCATTGTGTATAATTATGTAAACGACTACAGGAATTGGGAAGACTGGGGTTCGTGGAAAGAAGGTGACGCTTCAATGAAATTCAATTATGCTGAAAATACCGTGGGAGCGGGGGCTTCCTATTCGTGGGATGGCAGCAGTGACGGTAAGATGACGACTATTTTTGCAAAGCAGAACGACAGTATTGCGCAAAAAGCGAAGGTTTCAGACCATCAATACAATTCCTATTTCATTTTCAAAGATACTGCCGGTGGTACGAAAGTCACGTGGAAAGCCAAAGGCTCGGTTGATTTTATGACCAAAGTAAACGCTACTTTTTCCGGCGGTGCAGATAAACTGATGGGCGATATGTTCGAGCAAAGCCTTTACAACCTGAATAAAACGATTACGAAGGAAATCAACACTTTTGACGTAAAAATAAACGGCATCGTAAAACAACCTGGGGGATTCTATGTAAGGAAACGCATTGTATGCCTCAAAAGTGAAATGCTCGGACAATTGCATTTACAATTACCCAAAATCATCCAGTTTTTTAAAAAAACAAATATGCAGATGAATGGGAAGCCATTTGTGATCTTCGACAATGCGGATAGTGATACCGTACGTTTTTCTATATGCGGACCGCTGAAGGAAGAAATTTTCGTGTCAAAGGAAAGCGATATCAGCGTACAGTTCCTTGACTCTTTCAGCGCACTGAAAACAACACTTACCGGAGATTATTCACATCGGAATGATGCGAGGAGTAAAGGACTGAAGCATTTCAACGAGAACAAGATGGAACGCGGTTCGAGCCGTGAAATCGAGATCTATGAAATCAGCGCGCTCGACAACCGTCATCCGTCAAAATGGAAAACCGCTTTTCTGATCCCCGTAAAGACAGCCCCGGCAATTGCTCCTGTTTATGTAACGCCTCCGACTATACCGGTCGAATAG
- a CDS encoding MDR family MFS transporter, whose amino-acid sequence MLRKGLERYFNNFKGFTREVWILTIITFINRAGTMVLPFLSKYLKENLHFTYAQVGWIMVAFGLGSMLGSFLGGKLSDKIGFYRIMIFSLFTSGMLFFVLQYITSFWGLCIGMFTIMTIADMFRPAMFVSLGTYAKPENRARAFTLVRLAINLGFAAGPALGGLIIMNIGYQGLFWVDGATCVIAISAFALLVKEKKKSAFTDKEHPGEVFADSIFRDRIFWAFLFVSFSTAMIFFQIFSTLPLYHHEQYGLTELQTGLLMTLNGFLIFLLEMPIVSYFERKNVHKIKLILWGSVMMATGFFALLWNVWVGVLVINILFITFGEMFIFPFSNSFALSRAPKGHEGRYMALFTMSFSLAHIGSSKLGMVVIDFYGYQANWIFMGTLGIMAVFCCAYLQKLLKLEAA is encoded by the coding sequence ATGCTGCGAAAAGGTTTAGAGCGTTACTTCAACAATTTCAAGGGCTTCACGCGCGAAGTCTGGATTCTCACCATCATTACTTTCATCAACAGGGCAGGCACAATGGTACTGCCTTTCCTTTCGAAATACCTGAAGGAAAACCTGCATTTTACTTATGCACAGGTGGGCTGGATTATGGTGGCATTCGGACTTGGATCGATGTTGGGATCTTTTCTTGGAGGTAAACTATCAGATAAGATAGGGTTTTACAGAATCATGATTTTCAGTTTGTTTACCAGTGGAATGTTATTTTTCGTTCTGCAATATATCACCAGCTTTTGGGGATTGTGCATCGGTATGTTTACTATTATGACTATTGCCGATATGTTTCGTCCGGCTATGTTTGTCTCGCTTGGCACCTATGCAAAGCCTGAAAATCGTGCTCGGGCATTTACTTTGGTCCGCCTGGCAATTAACCTTGGTTTTGCCGCCGGGCCAGCTTTGGGTGGGTTGATTATCATGAATATTGGATACCAGGGACTGTTTTGGGTTGACGGAGCGACGTGTGTTATAGCGATTTCAGCATTTGCATTGTTGGTAAAGGAAAAGAAAAAGTCGGCTTTTACGGATAAGGAACATCCCGGCGAAGTTTTTGCCGATTCGATTTTCAGGGACCGGATTTTCTGGGCATTCCTGTTTGTGAGTTTTTCCACGGCGATGATTTTCTTCCAGATATTTTCCACTTTGCCGCTATATCATCATGAGCAATACGGTTTGACTGAGTTACAGACCGGGCTTCTGATGACCTTAAACGGGTTCCTGATCTTCCTTTTGGAAATGCCCATCGTAAGCTATTTTGAAAGAAAGAATGTGCATAAGATCAAATTGATCCTTTGGGGTTCGGTGATGATGGCAACAGGTTTTTTTGCTTTGCTTTGGAATGTATGGGTTGGCGTGCTTGTCATCAACATCCTTTTCATCACTTTCGGGGAGATGTTTATTTTCCCATTCTCCAATTCATTTGCATTAAGCCGTGCGCCTAAAGGACATGAGGGGCGTTATATGGCTTTGTTTACGATGAGTTTCAGCCTTGCGCACATTGGCAGTTCCAAACTCGGTATGGTGGTCATTGATTTTTACGGATACCAGGCCAATTGGATTTTTATGGGAACATTAGGCATCATGGCTGTTTTCTGTTGTGCTTACCTACAGAAGCTACTGAAGCTGGAAGCTGCCTGA
- a CDS encoding BlaI/MecI/CopY family transcriptional regulator: MQKLTTKEEEIMQALWKLEKGFIKEIMAEIPGEQHYNTLSTFVRILEDKGFVAHHSFGKTYQYYPLVSKEEYKKKSMNVTIENYFNSSYKNMVSFFAKENKITAEELREILEMVERENKKD, encoded by the coding sequence ATGCAGAAGTTAACCACAAAAGAAGAAGAAATCATGCAGGCGCTCTGGAAGCTTGAAAAAGGTTTCATTAAGGAAATCATGGCCGAGATTCCCGGAGAGCAGCATTACAACACGCTTTCCACATTCGTCAGGATACTGGAGGACAAAGGTTTTGTCGCGCACCATTCCTTTGGGAAAACATATCAATATTACCCATTGGTTTCGAAAGAGGAATACAAGAAGAAATCGATGAATGTCACGATTGAGAATTATTTCAACAGCTCTTATAAAAATATGGTCTCCTTTTTTGCAAAAGAAAATAAGATTACTGCCGAAGAGCTCCGGGAGATTTTGGAAATGGTGGAACGCGAAAATAAAAAAGACTGA
- the dnaK gene encoding molecular chaperone DnaK → MGKIIGIDLGTTNSCVSVMEGNEAVVIPNSEGKRTTPSIIGFVEGGEIKVGDPAKRQAVTNPTKTIASIKRFMGHTFSETQDEAKRVPYSVVKGDNNTPRVDIDGRLYTAQELSAMTLQKMKKTAEDYLGQTVSEAVITVPAYFNDAQRQATKEAGEIAGLKVMRIINEPTAAALAYGLDKKGQDQKIAVYDLGGGTFDISILELGDGVFEVLSTNGDTHLGGDDFDQVVIDWLADEFKSEEGIDLRQDPMSLQRLKEAAEKAKIELSSSAETEINLPYVTATASGPKHLVKKLSRAKFEQLADSLVKRSMEPVAKALKDAGLSTKDIDEVILVGGSTRIPRIQEEVEKFFGKKASKGVNPDEVVAIGAAIQGGVLSGDVKDVLLLDVTPLSLGIETMGGVLTKLIESNTTIPTKKSQVFSTAADSQPSVEIHVLQGERAMAADNKTIGRFHLDGIPPAPRGVPQIEVTFDIDANGIIKVSATDKGTGKSHDIRIEASSGLTQEEIERMKKDAEANADADKVAKERIEKLNEADGMIFQTESQLKELGDKLSDEHKTAIEYALTELRMAHQNQDLEAIQKGLDNINAAWKTATEAMYAQGDQQGQAQPNAEPQGEAADNVQDVDYEEVK, encoded by the coding sequence ATGGGTAAAATAATCGGAATTGATTTAGGAACAACGAACTCTTGCGTATCTGTAATGGAAGGTAACGAAGCGGTAGTAATCCCTAACTCAGAAGGAAAAAGAACAACGCCGTCCATTATCGGATTCGTAGAAGGCGGTGAAATTAAAGTGGGTGATCCTGCCAAAAGACAGGCGGTGACCAACCCGACAAAAACGATTGCTTCAATCAAGCGTTTCATGGGACACACATTCTCTGAAACTCAGGATGAGGCGAAAAGAGTTCCTTATTCAGTAGTGAAAGGCGATAACAATACACCACGTGTGGACATTGACGGCCGTTTGTATACTGCACAGGAATTGTCAGCAATGACGTTGCAGAAAATGAAAAAGACCGCTGAGGATTATTTGGGGCAGACCGTTTCAGAAGCGGTAATTACTGTTCCTGCTTACTTTAACGATGCACAGCGCCAGGCTACAAAAGAAGCTGGTGAGATTGCAGGTTTGAAAGTAATGCGTATCATCAACGAGCCTACTGCAGCAGCTTTGGCTTATGGTCTGGACAAAAAAGGACAGGATCAGAAGATTGCGGTTTACGATTTGGGTGGAGGTACTTTCGATATCTCGATCCTGGAATTGGGTGATGGCGTTTTCGAAGTATTGTCTACAAATGGTGACACGCACCTTGGTGGAGACGATTTCGACCAGGTCGTAATTGATTGGCTTGCTGACGAATTCAAATCGGAAGAAGGTATCGATCTGCGTCAGGACCCAATGTCATTGCAACGTTTGAAAGAAGCGGCTGAAAAAGCGAAAATCGAATTGTCCTCTTCTGCTGAAACTGAAATCAACCTGCCTTATGTGACCGCTACGGCATCAGGACCTAAGCACCTGGTGAAAAAACTGTCACGTGCTAAATTTGAGCAATTGGCAGATTCATTGGTAAAACGTTCTATGGAACCGGTTGCAAAAGCGTTGAAAGATGCTGGTTTGTCTACTAAAGATATCGATGAGGTAATCCTTGTCGGAGGTTCTACACGTATTCCACGTATTCAGGAAGAAGTAGAGAAGTTCTTCGGAAAGAAAGCCTCTAAAGGCGTAAACCCTGATGAGGTTGTGGCGATCGGAGCTGCAATCCAGGGCGGTGTATTGTCAGGCGATGTTAAAGATGTATTGCTTCTGGACGTAACGCCGTTATCATTGGGTATTGAAACTATGGGCGGGGTTTTGACGAAATTAATTGAATCAAACACCACCATTCCAACTAAAAAATCCCAGGTGTTCTCTACCGCAGCTGATTCACAGCCTAGTGTTGAAATCCACGTGTTGCAGGGAGAACGTGCCATGGCTGCTGATAACAAAACCATCGGGCGCTTCCACTTAGACGGTATCCCGCCTGCGCCAAGAGGTGTTCCGCAGATTGAAGTGACTTTTGATATCGATGCCAATGGTATCATCAAAGTTTCTGCAACTGATAAAGGAACAGGAAAATCACACGACATCCGTATCGAGGCATCTTCAGGCTTGACACAGGAAGAAATCGAAAGGATGAAAAAAGATGCTGAAGCCAATGCTGACGCGGATAAAGTAGCCAAAGAAAGGATTGAAAAACTGAACGAAGCCGATGGAATGATTTTCCAGACTGAAAGTCAGTTGAAAGAGCTTGGCGATAAATTATCTGACGAGCACAAAACGGCTATCGAATATGCTTTAACCGAATTGAGGATGGCACACCAGAATCAGGATTTAGAAGCTATCCAGAAAGGTCTTGACAACATCAACGCTGCGTGGAAAACTGCCACTGAAGCCATGTATGCCCAAGGCGATCAACAAGGCCAGGCACAACCAAACGCGGAGCCACAAGGTGAAGCTGCGGACAATGTACAGGATGTTGATTATGAGGAAGTGAAGTAA
- a CDS encoding M56 family metallopeptidase, which translates to MDLLITYTLKSAGLLLFFSIAYHVLLRKETFFRANRFFLLSGLLVSIVLPWITYTKIVWMEAIAMPVQNTAKPMIMDSQSIVPQTHEPINWLMIIGVIYAVGALFFIGQFALDYRQLRKVLKENLIRSEGKFRIVETREDLSPFSYFNYIVYNPAHYTATESAHILEHEKTHCRQYHSIDMMFMRLLCILFWFNPIIWLYKKQLVQNLEFIADAEANRLITDRKNYQITLLKVTARENCLSFTNPFYQSLIKKRIIMLNKKQSRSSNLLKYGVAIPALLLFMLQFQVKVIAQTKQPKVMTNDPKVSKIEIHVDAASAEKDLNEMTAFFKDEFGATLQFSEYKANALKQITGLKVTLKNRYGITKKYEVSGKMPIDPFTIYVDVAPDGKEDFGFSTATKNSNGLVIHNPGREEDSIYATPIRKEAQSATDLLSENKQQRANANKQMLYIINGKDYYPDMIKDQVITTSEFIEQLSPEEGLKRYGRKGKDGVLIFHGTSAFNKKGKEEPNKISAPTTITLENGDEAVFFSKSKMKVPGAASVDFTDSNLVLIINGVRYDDANETMEGLDLRRVKSIQIVESANPDDKDNKNTKVLMQLK; encoded by the coding sequence ATGGACCTACTGATCACATACACCCTGAAGTCTGCCGGCCTGCTCCTGTTCTTTTCAATTGCATATCATGTGTTGTTGCGAAAAGAGACTTTCTTCCGTGCGAACCGTTTTTTTCTGTTAAGCGGATTGTTGGTTTCGATAGTTTTACCATGGATTACTTATACTAAAATAGTTTGGATGGAAGCCATTGCGATGCCTGTCCAAAACACAGCGAAACCGATGATTATGGATTCCCAGTCAATTGTCCCGCAAACCCATGAACCCATCAACTGGCTTATGATTATTGGTGTAATATATGCGGTGGGCGCTTTATTTTTTATCGGGCAGTTTGCTTTAGATTATCGACAGTTACGGAAGGTATTGAAGGAAAATTTAATACGCAGCGAAGGAAAATTCCGCATTGTGGAAACGAGGGAAGACCTCTCCCCTTTTTCGTATTTCAATTATATTGTTTACAATCCCGCGCATTACACGGCAACAGAGTCAGCACATATCCTTGAGCACGAAAAGACACACTGCCGGCAATACCATTCGATAGATATGATGTTTATGAGGCTTTTGTGCATCTTGTTCTGGTTCAATCCCATCATTTGGCTGTATAAAAAGCAACTCGTCCAGAACCTCGAATTCATAGCCGATGCGGAAGCCAACCGCCTGATTACAGACCGGAAAAATTACCAAATCACGTTATTAAAAGTGACTGCCAGGGAAAACTGCCTGTCATTTACCAATCCTTTTTATCAATCATTAATCAAAAAACGAATTATTATGTTAAACAAAAAACAATCCAGGAGCAGTAATTTATTGAAGTACGGAGTCGCAATTCCGGCATTGTTGCTATTCATGCTGCAGTTTCAGGTGAAAGTCATAGCGCAGACCAAGCAACCGAAAGTGATGACAAACGATCCCAAAGTGTCAAAAATCGAAATTCATGTGGACGCCGCTTCCGCAGAAAAAGACCTGAACGAAATGACTGCGTTCTTTAAAGATGAATTCGGTGCCACCCTGCAGTTTTCAGAATACAAAGCAAATGCGCTTAAACAAATTACCGGACTGAAGGTAACGCTTAAAAACAGGTACGGCATCACTAAAAAATATGAAGTGTCCGGAAAGATGCCTATTGACCCTTTTACGATTTATGTAGATGTTGCGCCGGACGGCAAAGAAGATTTTGGTTTCAGTACTGCAACAAAAAATAGCAATGGTTTAGTGATTCATAATCCCGGGCGCGAGGAAGACAGCATTTATGCTACACCTATCCGTAAAGAAGCGCAATCTGCGACTGATTTGTTATCCGAAAATAAACAGCAACGCGCCAATGCGAATAAACAAATGCTTTACATTATCAACGGAAAAGATTATTATCCCGACATGATAAAGGACCAGGTGATCACGACTTCCGAATTTATTGAGCAATTGTCGCCTGAAGAAGGATTGAAACGGTATGGACGGAAAGGAAAAGACGGCGTGCTCATCTTCCACGGCACCTCTGCTTTCAATAAAAAAGGAAAAGAAGAACCGAATAAGATATCGGCTCCAACCACCATAACGCTCGAGAATGGTGACGAAGCCGTCTTTTTCAGCAAATCAAAAATGAAAGTTCCTGGCGCTGCATCAGTCGATTTTACAGACAGTAACCTTGTACTTATTATTAATGGCGTAAGGTATGATGATGCAAACGAAACCATGGAAGGCCTCGATCTCCGAAGGGTTAAATCCATACAGATTGTCGAGTCCGCAAATCCTGATGACAAAGACAATAAAAACACAAAAGTACTGATGCAACTTAAATAA
- a CDS encoding tRNA threonylcarbamoyladenosine dehydratase, with translation MAEWTERAELLFTTEGLEKLKNANILVVGLGGVGSFAAEFIARAGVGKMTIVDGDVVDITNINRQLPALHSTVGKLKTEVVGDRLMDINPELQLTRLTEFLSPERAFEMVSPEFDYVLDCIDSVTPKLNLLIAAKRKKIKVISSMGAGGKSLASKVKVADISKTENCFLAKTIKKRLRQVKIDKGIKVVYSSEIQQQNSLRKTDGKNYKKSFYGTNSYMPGLFGLYAAETVIRHLLK, from the coding sequence ATGGCTGAGTGGACAGAACGCGCCGAATTGTTATTCACAACAGAAGGTCTTGAAAAATTGAAAAATGCCAATATACTCGTTGTAGGGTTGGGCGGTGTAGGATCTTTTGCGGCCGAATTTATAGCGCGTGCCGGTGTCGGCAAGATGACCATCGTTGATGGCGACGTGGTGGATATTACAAACATCAACAGACAGCTCCCAGCGCTGCATTCCACAGTTGGAAAACTCAAAACGGAAGTCGTGGGCGACCGTCTGATGGATATCAATCCCGAATTGCAACTGACGCGCCTCACCGAATTCCTTTCGCCCGAACGTGCCTTTGAAATGGTGTCTCCGGAATTTGATTATGTATTGGATTGCATCGACAGCGTCACGCCAAAACTGAATCTGCTGATTGCCGCCAAAAGAAAGAAGATCAAGGTCATCAGCAGCATGGGAGCAGGAGGGAAGTCATTGGCTTCGAAAGTAAAAGTAGCCGACATCAGCAAAACCGAAAATTGCTTTTTGGCCAAAACGATTAAGAAAAGGCTGCGCCAGGTGAAAATTGATAAAGGGATTAAAGTCGTATATTCATCAGAAATTCAGCAACAAAACAGCCTGCGTAAAACCGACGGCAAAAATTACAAGAAATCTTTTTACGGAACGAACAGCTACATGCCGGGGCTTTTTGGATTATATGCCGCAGAAACGGTCATCAGGCATTTATTGAAATAG
- a CDS encoding TatD family hydrolase: MMFFNLHTHHFTDSGVVELVNQYPDEFDENIPLYSIGIHPWRIEAADVVTQLHFIETKLTDSHCLAIGECGLDKRIETPLEKQIPVFEAQLLLAEKYKKPVIIHCVAAFQEVIELKNKLGISIPMIIHGFSKNIQVARSLLDNGFYISFGKYLLRNPELAAVFAAVPNDRFFLETDTIEEGIEQVYAVAAKAKGIETETLQEILNKSFIEVFQQTRNS, encoded by the coding sequence CTGATGTTTTTCAATCTCCATACACATCACTTTACAGATTCGGGTGTTGTTGAGCTCGTGAACCAGTATCCGGATGAGTTTGATGAAAATATCCCACTTTATTCCATCGGGATCCATCCATGGCGGATTGAAGCGGCTGATGTCGTTACGCAACTCCATTTCATTGAAACCAAGCTCACAGATAGCCATTGCCTTGCCATTGGGGAATGTGGTCTTGACAAGCGTATAGAAACGCCTTTGGAAAAGCAAATCCCGGTTTTTGAAGCCCAATTGCTTTTGGCTGAAAAATATAAAAAACCCGTCATCATCCACTGTGTTGCCGCTTTCCAGGAAGTGATTGAACTGAAAAACAAGCTTGGGATTTCCATACCGATGATCATCCACGGATTTTCAAAAAACATCCAGGTGGCCAGAAGCCTGCTCGACAACGGATTTTACATTTCTTTCGGAAAATATCTGCTCAGGAATCCCGAACTTGCGGCGGTTTTTGCAGCCGTGCCAAATGACAGGTTTTTTCTGGAAACCGATACGATCGAAGAAGGGATTGAGCAGGTTTACGCCGTAGCGGCAAAAGCAAAAGGAATTGAAACCGAAACGCTTCAGGAAATCTTAAATAAGAGTTTTATTGAAGTCTTTCAGCAAACCCGTAATTCGTAA
- a CDS encoding DUF1684 domain-containing protein — protein sequence MRNIACCMLFLMASCAFGQRVFVKDSSVAYQKNLDREYADKKESPLTAKDRLQFKGLDFFPVDGKYFVTAKFTRTEGEKPFGMTSTSRTPMYVKYGEAAFTLDGKQCKLNIYRNIDLSKTEQYKNYLFLPFLDLTSGEESYGGGRYIDLRIPEGDTIVIDFNRAYNPYCAYNPVYSCPVTPRENTLDVAIKAGVKKFHD from the coding sequence ATGAGAAATATTGCCTGCTGTATGTTATTTTTGATGGCTTCCTGTGCATTTGGCCAACGTGTTTTTGTTAAGGATTCTTCGGTCGCCTACCAGAAAAACCTCGACAGGGAATATGCAGATAAAAAGGAAAGCCCGCTTACCGCAAAAGACCGGCTCCAGTTTAAAGGGCTGGATTTTTTTCCGGTTGATGGCAAATATTTTGTAACAGCGAAATTTACCAGGACTGAAGGTGAAAAGCCTTTCGGAATGACATCTACCAGCCGAACGCCAATGTATGTGAAGTATGGCGAAGCGGCATTTACCCTCGATGGAAAGCAATGCAAACTGAACATTTACCGAAACATCGATCTTTCGAAAACCGAGCAATACAAAAACTACCTTTTCCTGCCTTTTCTGGACCTGACCTCAGGCGAAGAAAGTTACGGCGGCGGCAGGTATATCGACCTGAGGATTCCTGAAGGCGACACGATCGTTATTGATTTCAACCGTGCCTACAATCCTTATTGTGCTTACAATCCTGTTTATTCCTGCCCCGTTACACCACGTGAAAACACACTGGATGTGGCCATAAAAGCGGGTGTAAAAAAGTTTCACGACTGA